From the genome of Pseudomonas sp. Teo4, one region includes:
- the ruvA gene encoding Holliday junction branch migration protein RuvA, whose protein sequence is MIGRLRGTLAEKQPPHLIIDVNGVGYELEVPMTTLYRLPKVGEPVTVHTHLVVREDAHLLYGFHEKRERELFRELIRLNGVGPKLALALMSGLEVDELVRCVQAQDASALVRVPGVGKKTAERLLVELKDRFKAWETSPAMFTLVSDGPVPVSGASSAEADAVSALVSLGYKPQEASKAVSAIKDKAGLSSEELIRRSLKGMITK, encoded by the coding sequence GTGATTGGACGTTTGCGTGGCACCCTGGCGGAAAAACAGCCGCCGCACCTGATTATCGACGTCAATGGCGTGGGCTATGAGCTGGAAGTGCCAATGACCACGCTGTACCGTCTGCCCAAGGTGGGCGAGCCGGTGACCGTGCACACCCATCTGGTGGTGCGCGAAGATGCGCATCTGCTGTACGGGTTTCATGAAAAGCGCGAGCGCGAGCTGTTTCGCGAACTTATCCGCCTCAATGGCGTAGGGCCGAAGCTGGCGTTGGCCTTGATGTCCGGCCTTGAGGTCGATGAGCTGGTGCGTTGTGTCCAGGCTCAGGACGCTTCCGCTCTGGTGCGCGTGCCCGGCGTCGGCAAGAAAACCGCCGAGCGTTTGCTGGTCGAGCTCAAGGACCGCTTCAAGGCCTGGGAAACCTCGCCGGCCATGTTCACCTTGGTGTCCGATGGCCCGGTGCCGGTCAGCGGTGCATCCAGTGCCGAGGCCGATGCGGTCAGCGCGCTGGTTTCCCTGGGCTACAAGCCTCAGGAGGCGAGCAAGGCCGTATCCGCCATCAAGGACAAGGCTGGCCTGAGCAGCGAAGAACTGATCCGCCGCAGTCTTAAAGGGATGATTACCAAGTGA
- the ruvB gene encoding Holliday junction branch migration DNA helicase RuvB, whose amino-acid sequence MIEADRLIAASGRDREEVQDRAIRPLRLDEYIGQPVVREQMALFIQAARGRNESLDHTLIFGPPGLGKTTLANIIAQEMGVSVKSTSGPILERPGDLAAMLTNLEPHDVLFIDEIHRLSPVVEEVLYPAMEDFQLDIMIGEGPAARSIKLDLPPFTLVGATTRAGMLTNPLRDRFGIVQRLEFYNNQDLATIVSRSANILGLSIEDQGAFEIARRARGTPRIANRLLRRVRDYAEVRGKGQITKAVADMALNLLDVDERGFDHSDRRLLLTMIEKFDGGPVGVDNLAAAISEERHTIEDVLEPYLIQQGYIMRTPRGRVVTRHAYLHFGLNVPGRLGEGADFSAPADE is encoded by the coding sequence GTGATCGAAGCCGACCGCTTGATCGCCGCCAGTGGCCGCGACCGTGAAGAAGTCCAGGACCGTGCGATTCGACCGTTACGCCTGGACGAATACATCGGCCAGCCCGTCGTGCGCGAGCAGATGGCCCTGTTCATCCAGGCTGCGCGCGGTCGCAACGAGTCGCTTGACCATACCCTGATCTTCGGCCCGCCCGGGCTGGGCAAGACCACTTTGGCCAACATCATCGCCCAAGAGATGGGGGTGTCGGTCAAGAGCACCTCGGGCCCGATTCTCGAGCGGCCAGGCGACCTGGCGGCCATGCTGACCAACCTTGAGCCCCATGACGTGCTGTTCATCGACGAAATTCACCGGCTTTCGCCGGTAGTCGAAGAAGTGTTGTACCCGGCCATGGAAGACTTCCAGCTCGACATCATGATCGGCGAGGGGCCCGCCGCCCGCTCGATCAAGCTCGATCTGCCGCCGTTCACCCTGGTGGGCGCCACCACCCGCGCCGGGATGCTCACCAACCCGTTGCGTGACCGTTTCGGTATCGTCCAGCGTCTGGAGTTCTACAACAACCAAGACCTGGCAACCATCGTCAGCCGGTCGGCCAATATCCTGGGCCTTTCGATAGAAGACCAGGGCGCCTTCGAAATTGCCCGGCGCGCCCGCGGCACCCCGCGAATCGCCAACCGCCTGCTGCGCCGGGTGCGTGACTACGCCGAAGTGCGTGGCAAGGGGCAGATCACCAAGGCCGTGGCTGACATGGCATTGAACCTGCTGGATGTCGACGAGCGTGGTTTCGACCATTCCGACCGTCGTTTGCTGCTGACCATGATCGAGAAGTTCGACGGTGGCCCGGTGGGCGTGGACAACCTCGCGGCGGCCATCAGCGAAGAGCGCCATACCATCGAGGACGTGCTTGAGCCTTACCTGATCCAACAGGGCTACATCATGCGCACCCCTCGCGGGCGTGTGGTCACCCGACATGCCTACCTGCATTTCGGCCTGAATGTGCCCGGAAGGCTGGGGGAGGGAGCGGACTTTTCCGCACCAGCCGATGAATGA
- the pal gene encoding peptidoglycan-associated lipoprotein Pal: MEMLKFGKFAALALAMAVAVGCSSKGGDNAGEGAVDPNAGYGANTGAVDGSLSEEAALRAITTFYFEYDSSDLKPEAMRALDVHAKDLKANGNRVVLEGNTDERGTREYNMALGERRAKAVQRYLVLQGVSPAQLELVSYGEERPVATGNDEQSWAQNRRVELRK; the protein is encoded by the coding sequence ATGGAAATGCTGAAGTTTGGTAAATTTGCTGCGCTGGCTCTGGCCATGGCCGTAGCTGTAGGTTGCTCCTCGAAGGGCGGTGACAACGCTGGTGAAGGCGCTGTTGACCCGAACGCTGGCTACGGTGCCAACACTGGCGCTGTCGACGGCTCCCTGAGCGAAGAAGCTGCCCTGCGCGCAATCACCACCTTCTACTTCGAATACGACAGCTCGGATCTGAAGCCAGAAGCCATGCGCGCCCTGGACGTTCACGCCAAGGACCTGAAAGCCAACGGCAACCGCGTTGTTCTGGAAGGCAACACCGACGAGCGCGGCACCCGCGAGTACAACATGGCTCTGGGTGAGCGTCGTGCCAAGGCCGTTCAGCGCTACCTGGTTCTGCAGGGTGTTTCCCCTGCTCAGCTGGAACTGGTTTCCTACGGCGAAGAGCGTCCAGTTGCCACCGGCAACGACGAGCAGTCCTGGGCTCAGAACCGTCGCGTAGAACTGCGTAAGTAA
- the tolB gene encoding Tol-Pal system beta propeller repeat protein TolB — MLVMLCCVAGMAMAEEKNILVTSGSDRATPIAVVPFGLQGGSVLPEDMADIIGNDLRNSGYYSPIPRQNMISQPTQGSEVIFRDWKALGAQYVMVGSIVPSGGRLQVQYALFNVATEQQVLTGSVAGSTDQLRDMAHYIADQSFEKLTGIKGAFSTRMLYVTAERFSANNTRYTLQRSDYDGARAVTLLQSREPILSPRFAPDGKRIAYVSFEQKRPRIFVQNIDTGRREQVTNFEGLNGAPAWSPDGSRLAFVLSKDGNPDIYVMNVASRQISRVTAGPGINTEPFWGKDGNTLYFTSDRGGKPQIYKQSVGGGGAERVTFVGNYNANPKLSADEKTLVMIHRQQGFTNFKVAAQDLQRGSVKILSETSLDESPTVAPNGTMLIYATRQQGRGVLMLVSLNGRVRLPLPTAQGEVREPSWSPYLN, encoded by the coding sequence ATGCTGGTCATGCTCTGCTGCGTGGCTGGTATGGCCATGGCAGAGGAAAAGAACATCCTGGTCACCAGCGGCAGCGATCGGGCCACGCCCATCGCGGTAGTGCCGTTCGGTCTGCAGGGTGGCAGTGTGCTGCCAGAAGACATGGCCGATATCATCGGTAACGACCTGCGCAACTCGGGCTACTACTCGCCGATTCCGCGTCAGAACATGATCAGCCAGCCTACCCAGGGCAGCGAAGTCATCTTCCGTGACTGGAAAGCGCTGGGTGCCCAGTACGTGATGGTCGGTAGCATCGTGCCGTCGGGCGGTCGCCTGCAGGTGCAGTACGCACTGTTCAACGTCGCCACCGAACAGCAAGTGCTGACCGGCAGCGTGGCAGGCAGCACTGACCAGCTGCGCGACATGGCGCACTACATTGCCGACCAGTCGTTCGAGAAACTTACCGGCATCAAGGGTGCGTTCTCTACCCGCATGCTGTACGTGACCGCTGAGCGTTTCTCGGCCAACAACACTCGCTACACGCTGCAGCGTTCGGACTACGACGGTGCCCGTGCAGTGACCCTGCTGCAGTCGCGTGAGCCGATCCTGTCGCCGCGCTTCGCGCCGGATGGCAAGCGTATCGCCTATGTTTCGTTCGAGCAGAAGCGCCCGCGCATCTTCGTGCAGAACATCGATACCGGCCGCCGCGAGCAGGTGACCAACTTCGAAGGCCTGAACGGTGCGCCGGCCTGGTCGCCGGATGGCTCCCGCCTGGCGTTCGTTCTGTCGAAGGATGGCAACCCGGACATCTACGTGATGAACGTCGCCTCGCGCCAGATCAGCCGCGTCACTGCCGGCCCAGGCATCAATACCGAACCGTTCTGGGGTAAAGACGGCAACACCCTGTACTTCACCTCCGACCGTGGCGGCAAACCGCAGATCTACAAGCAGTCGGTCGGTGGTGGTGGTGCTGAGCGCGTAACTTTCGTGGGTAACTACAACGCCAACCCGAAACTTTCGGCGGATGAAAAGACCCTGGTCATGATTCATCGTCAGCAGGGCTTCACCAACTTCAAAGTGGCTGCACAAGACCTGCAACGTGGAAGTGTAAAGATTCTCTCGGAAACAAGTCTTGATGAGTCTCCCACTGTTGCGCCAAACGGCACCATGCTAATCTACGCCACCCGCCAGCAGGGCCGGGGAGTCTTGATGCTCGTGTCGCTTAATGGCCGCGTGAGGCTCCCACTTCCTACCGCTCAAGGCGAAGTCAGAGAACCGTCCTGGTCCCCTTACCTGAACTGA
- the tolR gene encoding protein TolR translates to MARVRHKRKPVAEMNVVPYIDVMLVLLVIFMVTAPMLNQGVKVDLPKVSSEALPQDNNVQVLTISIKADKTYYWNLGSEVDTDKQMDKAMTLPEMTSAVTKIIAAGRDQGKQTQVFIRGDKAVDYGAVMGAMGGLQKAGVGNVGLITEAP, encoded by the coding sequence ATGGCCCGAGTTCGCCACAAACGCAAGCCGGTCGCCGAGATGAACGTGGTGCCCTACATCGACGTGATGCTGGTGCTGCTGGTCATCTTCATGGTGACGGCCCCCATGCTCAACCAGGGCGTGAAGGTCGATCTGCCCAAGGTTTCCAGTGAAGCCTTGCCGCAGGACAACAACGTCCAGGTCCTGACCATCTCCATCAAGGCCGACAAAACCTATTACTGGAACCTCGGCAGTGAAGTCGATACCGACAAGCAGATGGACAAGGCCATGACCTTGCCGGAAATGACCAGCGCGGTGACTAAGATCATCGCCGCCGGTCGCGACCAGGGCAAACAGACCCAGGTCTTCATTCGTGGCGACAAGGCTGTCGACTACGGCGCCGTCATGGGCGCCATGGGCGGGTTGCAGAAGGCCGGTGTCGGTAACGTTGGCCTGATTACCGAGGCGCCCTGA
- the tolA gene encoding cell envelope integrity protein TolA: protein MQQREPSASESYFWPSVWAIGLHVLVFAMLFVSFAMTPELPPSKPIVQATLYQLKSKSQATTQTNQKIAGEAKKTASRQTEVEQLEQKKVEQEAVKAAEQKKADAAQKAEEAREAAEAKKAEEAAKAAEAKKAAESKKAEEAKKAAEKQQADIAKKKAEEEAKKQAEEEAKKQAAEDAKKKAAEEAKKKAAEDAKKKAVAEEAKKKAAEEAKKKAAADAQKKKAQEAARKAAEDKKAQALAELLSDTTERQQALADEQGDQVAGDFDDLIRLRAAEGWARPPSARKGMTVTLQVNMLPDGTITGVNVIKSSGDGPFDSSAVAAVKNIGRLTEMQGMKPSDFNRYRSFKMTFTPEDLAL, encoded by the coding sequence ATGCAGCAGCGAGAGCCATCCGCCTCGGAAAGCTACTTCTGGCCCAGTGTCTGGGCCATCGGCCTGCATGTGCTGGTGTTTGCCATGCTGTTCGTCAGTTTTGCGATGACGCCTGAGCTGCCGCCTTCCAAGCCGATCGTCCAGGCGACGCTGTATCAGCTCAAGTCCAAGAGCCAGGCGACCACCCAGACCAATCAGAAGATTGCCGGGGAAGCCAAGAAGACCGCGTCGCGCCAGACCGAAGTCGAGCAGCTGGAACAGAAGAAGGTTGAACAGGAAGCCGTGAAGGCTGCGGAACAAAAGAAAGCCGACGCCGCTCAAAAGGCCGAGGAGGCCCGCGAAGCCGCCGAAGCGAAGAAGGCCGAGGAAGCGGCCAAAGCCGCTGAGGCCAAGAAAGCCGCCGAGTCGAAGAAGGCTGAGGAAGCGAAGAAGGCCGCTGAGAAGCAGCAGGCTGACATCGCCAAGAAGAAGGCTGAGGAAGAGGCCAAGAAACAGGCCGAGGAAGAAGCCAAGAAACAAGCCGCCGAGGACGCCAAGAAAAAGGCGGCCGAAGAGGCGAAGAAGAAAGCAGCCGAGGACGCCAAGAAGAAAGCGGTGGCCGAGGAAGCGAAGAAGAAGGCAGCTGAAGAGGCCAAGAAAAAGGCCGCGGCAGATGCCCAGAAGAAGAAGGCACAGGAAGCGGCTCGCAAGGCAGCGGAAGACAAGAAAGCTCAGGCACTGGCCGAGCTGTTGTCCGACACCACCGAGCGGCAGCAGGCCCTGGCCGACGAGCAGGGTGACCAGGTGGCCGGCGACTTCGACGACCTGATCCGTCTGCGCGCGGCCGAGGGTTGGGCTCGTCCGCCTTCCGCGCGAAAGGGCATGACGGTGACCCTGCAGGTCAACATGTTGCCGGACGGCACCATCACCGGTGTCAACGTGATCAAGTCCAGTGGCGACGGTCCGTTCGACAGTTCGGCGGTGGCAGCAGTGAAGAACATTGGTCGTTTGACCGAGATGCAGGGTATGAAGCCGAGCGATTTCAACCGTTATCGTTCGTTCAAGATGACATTTACACCTGAGGATCTAGCGTTGTGA
- the aspS gene encoding aspartate--tRNA ligase produces the protein MMRSHYCGQLNESLDGQEVTLCGWVHRRRDHGGVIFLDIRDREGMAQVVFDPDRAETFAAADRVRSEYVVQITGKVRKRPEGAVNANMASGAIEILGYQLNVLNEAETPPFPLNEYSDVGEETRLRYRFIDLRRPEMADKLRLRSRITSSIRRFLDENGFLDVETPILTRATPEGARDYLVPSRTHAGSFFALPQSPQLFKQLLMVAGFDRYYQIAKCFRDEDLRADRQPEFTQIDIETSFLNEAEIMGLTESMIRKLFKEVLDLEFGEFPHMTFEEAMRRYGSDKPDLRIPLELVDVADQLKDVDFKVFAGPANDPKCRVTALRLPGGASMPRSKIDEYTKFVGIYGAKGLAYIKVNERAKGVEGLQSPIVKNIPEANLNNILDRVGAVDGDIVFFGADKFKVVSEALGALRIRLGHDFELLTCEWAPMWVVDFPMFEENEDGSFTALHHPFTAPKCTPEELEANPATALSRAYDMVLNGTELGGGSIRIHRKEMQQAVFRLLGIEAAEQEEKFGFLLDALKFGAPPHGGLAFGLDRLVMLMTGAQSIREVIAFPKTQSAACVMTQAPGMVDAKALRELHIRLREQTKVE, from the coding sequence ATGATGCGCAGCCATTATTGCGGCCAACTGAACGAGAGCCTGGACGGCCAGGAAGTCACCCTTTGCGGCTGGGTCCATCGTCGCCGCGACCACGGCGGGGTGATCTTCCTCGATATCCGTGACCGCGAAGGCATGGCCCAGGTCGTGTTCGACCCGGATCGCGCCGAAACCTTCGCCGCTGCCGACCGTGTGCGCAGCGAGTACGTCGTGCAGATCACCGGCAAGGTGCGCAAGCGTCCGGAAGGTGCGGTGAACGCCAACATGGCGTCCGGCGCCATCGAGATCCTCGGCTACCAGCTCAACGTGCTTAACGAAGCGGAAACCCCGCCGTTCCCGTTGAACGAATACTCCGACGTGGGCGAAGAAACCCGCCTGCGTTACCGCTTCATCGACCTGCGTCGTCCGGAAATGGCCGACAAGCTGCGCCTGCGTTCGCGCATCACCAGCAGCATCCGTCGCTTCCTCGACGAGAACGGCTTCCTCGACGTCGAGACGCCGATCCTCACCCGTGCCACTCCGGAAGGCGCGCGCGACTACCTGGTACCTAGCCGTACCCACGCTGGCAGCTTCTTTGCCCTGCCGCAGTCGCCGCAGCTGTTCAAGCAGCTGCTGATGGTGGCCGGTTTCGACCGCTACTACCAGATCGCCAAGTGCTTCCGTGACGAGGACCTGCGTGCCGACCGTCAGCCGGAATTCACCCAGATCGACATCGAAACCAGCTTCCTGAACGAAGCCGAGATCATGGGCCTCACCGAGAGCATGATCCGCAAGCTGTTCAAGGAAGTGCTGGACCTGGAGTTCGGCGAGTTCCCGCACATGACCTTCGAAGAGGCCATGCGTCGCTACGGTTCCGACAAGCCGGACCTGCGTATTCCGCTGGAACTGGTTGACGTTGCCGACCAGCTGAAAGACGTCGACTTCAAGGTCTTCGCCGGCCCGGCCAACGATCCGAAGTGCCGCGTGACCGCGCTGCGCCTGCCGGGCGGTGCCAGCATGCCGCGCAGCAAGATCGACGAGTACACCAAGTTCGTTGGCATCTACGGTGCCAAGGGCCTGGCGTACATCAAGGTCAACGAGCGTGCGAAGGGCGTCGAAGGTCTGCAGTCGCCGATCGTCAAGAACATTCCTGAGGCCAACCTGAACAACATCCTCGATCGCGTTGGCGCGGTTGACGGCGACATCGTGTTCTTCGGTGCCGACAAGTTCAAGGTCGTCAGCGAAGCCCTGGGCGCGCTGCGTATCCGCCTGGGTCACGACTTCGAGCTGCTGACCTGTGAGTGGGCACCGATGTGGGTGGTCGACTTCCCGATGTTCGAAGAGAACGAAGACGGCAGCTTCACCGCATTGCACCACCCGTTCACCGCGCCGAAGTGCACCCCGGAAGAGCTCGAGGCCAACCCGGCCACGGCCCTGTCCCGTGCCTACGACATGGTCCTCAACGGTACCGAACTGGGTGGCGGTTCTATTCGTATCCACCGCAAAGAGATGCAACAGGCGGTGTTCCGCCTGCTGGGCATCGAGGCTGCAGAACAGGAAGAGAAGTTCGGCTTCCTGCTCGACGCCCTGAAGTTCGGTGCTCCGCCACACGGCGGCCTGGCCTTTGGTCTGGATCGTCTGGTCATGCTGATGACCGGCGCCCAGTCGATCCGTGAAGTGATCGCCTTCCCGAAAACCCAGAGCGCCGCGTGCGTCATGACCCAGGCCCCTGGCATGGTCGACGCCAAGGCCCTGCGCGAGCTGCACATTCGTCTGCGCGAGCAGACCAAGGTCGAGTAA
- the tolQ gene encoding protein TolQ: protein MEANVVDHTSMWSLVSNASIVVQLVMLALVAASVTSWIMIFQRSTMLRAGRRALDAFEERFWSGIDLSKLYRQAGSNPDPDSGVEQVFRAGFKEFSRLRQQPGVDPDAVMEGVGRAMRVAISREEEKLEQSLPFLATVGSTSPYIGLFGTVWGIMNSFRGLASAQQATLATVAPGIAEALIATAIGLFAAIPAVIAYNRFAARSEVLIGRYYTFADEFQAILHRKVHTSEE, encoded by the coding sequence GTGGAAGCTAACGTCGTCGACCATACCTCCATGTGGAGTCTGGTCAGCAATGCCAGTATCGTGGTGCAGCTGGTCATGCTGGCCCTGGTGGCTGCCTCGGTCACTTCATGGATCATGATCTTCCAGCGCAGCACCATGCTGCGTGCCGGTCGTCGTGCGCTGGACGCCTTCGAGGAGCGTTTCTGGTCGGGTATCGACCTGTCCAAGCTGTACCGTCAGGCTGGCAGCAACCCTGACCCGGACTCGGGTGTCGAGCAGGTCTTCCGTGCCGGCTTCAAAGAGTTCTCGCGTCTGCGCCAGCAGCCGGGTGTCGACCCGGACGCGGTCATGGAAGGTGTCGGTCGTGCCATGCGCGTCGCCATCTCCCGTGAGGAAGAAAAACTCGAGCAGAGCCTGCCGTTCCTGGCCACCGTCGGTTCCACCAGCCCGTACATCGGCCTGTTCGGTACCGTATGGGGCATCATGAACTCCTTCCGCGGCCTGGCCAGTGCCCAGCAAGCGACCCTGGCCACCGTTGCCCCGGGTATCGCCGAGGCCCTGATCGCCACCGCGATCGGCCTGTTCGCAGCGATTCCAGCGGTTATCGCCTACAACCGATTCGCTGCCCGCAGCGAAGTGCTGATCGGCCGTTACTACACCTTCGCCGACGAGTTCCAGGCGATCCTGCACCGCAAAGTGCACACCAGCGAAGAGTAA
- a CDS encoding FmdB family zinc ribbon protein, protein MPLYDYQCASCDHRMEVLQKISAAPLTDCPACQAPALKKLLSVPGFRLSGNGWYETDFKTGAKKNLAGGDKAD, encoded by the coding sequence ATGCCCCTGTATGACTATCAATGTGCATCCTGCGATCACCGGATGGAAGTGTTGCAGAAGATCAGCGCCGCGCCGCTGACCGATTGCCCGGCGTGCCAGGCGCCAGCGTTGAAGAAGCTGCTGTCGGTACCCGGCTTTCGCCTGAGCGGTAACGGTTGGTACGAAACCGACTTCAAGACCGGGGCAAAAAAGAATCTGGCAGGCGGCGACAAGGCCGACTGA
- a CDS encoding Dps family protein, whose amino-acid sequence MAIDIGISEEDRKSIVEGLSRLLSDTYVLYLKTHNFHWNVTGPSFRTLHLMFEEQYNELALAVDSIAERIRALGFPAPGSYAFYARHSSIKEEEGVPAADEMIRQLVQGQEAVVRTARSIFPVVDKVSDEPTADLLTQRMQVHEKTAWMLRVLLDGK is encoded by the coding sequence ATGGCAATCGATATCGGTATCTCTGAAGAAGATCGTAAATCCATCGTCGAAGGGCTTTCCCGCCTGTTGTCCGATACCTACGTGTTGTATCTGAAAACCCATAACTTTCACTGGAACGTCACTGGGCCGTCCTTCCGTACCCTGCATCTGATGTTCGAGGAGCAGTACAACGAGTTGGCGCTGGCCGTCGACTCGATCGCCGAGCGAATTCGCGCCTTGGGCTTCCCGGCGCCGGGTTCCTATGCCTTTTATGCTCGACATTCCTCGATCAAGGAGGAGGAAGGGGTGCCTGCGGCGGACGAGATGATCCGACAGCTGGTGCAGGGGCAGGAGGCGGTGGTGCGCACAGCGCGCAGCATCTTCCCGGTCGTGGACAAAGTCAGTGACGAGCCAACCGCCGATCTGTTGACCCAGCGCATGCAGGTGCACGAGAAAACTGCCTGGATGCTGCGGGTTTTGTTGGACGGCAAATAG
- the ruvC gene encoding crossover junction endodeoxyribonuclease RuvC, with protein MTLILGIDPGSRITGYGVVRQTARGCEYVASGCIRTGSGELHERLQIVFRGVSEIISQHGPVTMGIERVFMARNADSALKLGQARGAAIVAAAEAGLEIAEYSATQVKQAVAGTGGANKEQVRMMVMHLLKLTQKPQIDASDALAIALCHAHTRSSLVPHGLATARRRGGRLRL; from the coding sequence ATGACTCTGATTCTTGGTATCGACCCAGGCTCGCGCATCACCGGTTATGGCGTGGTACGCCAAACCGCGCGTGGTTGCGAGTACGTGGCGTCGGGCTGCATCCGCACAGGCAGTGGCGAGCTGCATGAGCGTTTGCAGATCGTCTTTCGTGGCGTAAGCGAAATCATCAGCCAGCATGGCCCGGTGACCATGGGCATCGAGCGGGTGTTCATGGCGCGTAATGCCGACTCTGCGCTTAAGCTCGGCCAGGCCCGTGGCGCGGCGATCGTCGCTGCCGCCGAGGCAGGCCTGGAAATCGCCGAGTACAGCGCCACCCAGGTCAAGCAGGCCGTGGCCGGTACCGGTGGTGCCAACAAGGAGCAGGTGAGGATGATGGTCATGCACCTGCTCAAGCTGACTCAAAAACCGCAGATCGATGCTTCCGACGCCCTGGCCATTGCCTTATGCCATGCCCATACCCGCTCCAGCCTGGTGCCCCACGGTCTGGCTACGGCTCGGCGGCGTGGTGGACGCTTGCGTCTGTAA
- a CDS encoding ribbon-helix-helix domain-containing protein codes for MTQVIKRGGNQGRWPGRQCVDPFKADFDMLQVRPVSRSVRLNGFSTCLRLEAVYWRILERIAEANGCSVSAVLSYVDREVHLRQGGVRNFSGLIRVICVAWLLEPPNVR; via the coding sequence GTGACGCAAGTGATAAAGCGAGGGGGTAATCAGGGGCGGTGGCCGGGGAGGCAGTGCGTTGACCCGTTCAAGGCCGATTTCGACATGTTGCAGGTCAGGCCGGTATCACGTTCGGTGCGGCTCAACGGATTTTCCACCTGCTTGCGCCTCGAGGCTGTCTACTGGCGTATCCTTGAGCGTATTGCCGAGGCCAATGGCTGTTCGGTGAGTGCCGTGCTGTCGTACGTTGACCGCGAAGTGCACCTGCGTCAGGGCGGTGTCAGGAACTTCAGTGGCCTGATTCGGGTGATCTGTGTCGCCTGGCTGCTTGAGCCGCCCAACGTACGCTGA
- a CDS encoding YebC/PmpR family DNA-binding transcriptional regulator — protein sequence MAGHSKWANIKHRKERQDAKRGKIFTKWIRELTVAAKQGGPDPASNPRLRLALDKALGANMSRDIIDRAVARGAGTNENDNVEELSYEGYGPGGVAIMVEAMTDNRNRTAAAVRHAFTKCGGNLGTDGSVAYLFERKGQISFAPGIDEDSLMEAAMEADADDVVANEDGSFDVFTSFNSFYAVRNALEEAGFKAADAEIVMQPTTSAELDQDGAEKVLKLIDMLEDLDDVQNVYSNAEISDEIMEKLG from the coding sequence ATGGCTGGTCATTCCAAGTGGGCGAACATCAAGCACCGCAAAGAGCGCCAGGATGCCAAGAGAGGCAAGATCTTCACCAAGTGGATCCGCGAGTTGACGGTCGCCGCCAAGCAAGGCGGGCCTGATCCGGCCTCCAACCCACGCCTGCGTCTGGCGCTGGACAAGGCGTTGGGCGCCAACATGAGCCGCGACATCATCGATCGGGCGGTTGCCCGCGGTGCGGGTACCAACGAAAACGATAACGTCGAAGAGCTGAGCTACGAAGGTTACGGCCCGGGCGGTGTGGCCATCATGGTCGAAGCCATGACCGACAACCGCAACCGTACCGCAGCGGCCGTACGCCATGCCTTCACCAAATGTGGCGGTAACCTGGGTACCGACGGTTCGGTGGCCTACCTGTTCGAGCGCAAGGGGCAAATCAGCTTTGCTCCGGGTATTGACGAAGATTCGCTCATGGAAGCGGCCATGGAGGCCGATGCCGATGACGTCGTGGCCAACGAAGATGGTTCGTTCGATGTGTTTACCTCGTTCAACAGCTTCTATGCCGTGCGTAATGCCCTGGAAGAAGCTGGCTTCAAGGCCGCGGACGCTGAAATCGTCATGCAGCCGACCACCAGTGCCGAACTGGACCAGGATGGCGCTGAGAAGGTGCTGAAGCTGATCGACATGCTCGAGGACCTGGATGACGTGCAGAACGTCTATTCCAACGCCGAGATTTCTGACGAGATCATGGAGAAACTTGGCTAA
- the ybgC gene encoding tol-pal system-associated acyl-CoA thioesterase has translation MRAQNGLEPFAHRCRVYYEDTDAGGVVYYVNYLKFMERARTERLRHLGFSQAQLAGENLLFVVHSSEARYHAPARLDDELRVTAQVLELNRASLRFVQQVWREKDETLLCEGQFLVAAVRADTFKPRAIPPELRDAFLADGTGTQSNAGE, from the coding sequence ATGCGCGCGCAAAATGGCCTGGAACCGTTCGCACACCGTTGTCGCGTCTATTACGAGGATACCGATGCCGGTGGCGTGGTGTATTACGTCAATTACCTGAAATTCATGGAGCGTGCGCGCACTGAACGGTTGCGCCACCTGGGCTTTTCTCAGGCGCAGCTGGCCGGGGAAAACCTCCTGTTCGTGGTCCACTCCAGCGAAGCGCGCTATCACGCGCCGGCGCGCTTGGATGACGAACTCCGGGTCACCGCGCAAGTACTTGAACTCAATCGCGCCAGCCTGCGTTTCGTGCAGCAGGTCTGGCGGGAAAAGGATGAAACGCTGCTCTGCGAAGGGCAGTTTCTGGTGGCCGCCGTGCGCGCCGACACTTTCAAACCCCGGGCCATACCCCCAGAGCTGCGTGACGCCTTCCTGGCGGACGGCACGGGTACTCAATCGAATGCAGGAGAATAA